Proteins encoded by one window of Psychromonas sp. L1A2:
- a CDS encoding FNR family transcription factor, whose translation MNMDKSNSSRAQTGANAIHCQDCSISQLCIPYSLNETELNRLDTIIERKKPVQKGSEIFKAGDNMKCLYAIRSGTLKSYTITEQGDEQITAFHLAGDLVGFDGISTGTHPSFAQALETAMICEIPYDTLDELSTTMPKLRQQILRLMSSEIVGDQNMILLLSKKNAEERLASFIHNLSVRFAARGFSPREFRLSMTRGDIGNYLGLTVETISRLLGRFQKSGMIAVKGKYITVLDDAQLSELAGSLA comes from the coding sequence ATGAATATGGATAAAAGCAATTCAAGTCGAGCACAAACAGGCGCTAATGCAATTCACTGTCAAGATTGCAGCATTAGTCAACTATGCATACCTTACTCTCTTAACGAGACTGAATTAAATCGTTTAGACACTATTATCGAACGTAAAAAACCAGTGCAAAAAGGCAGTGAGATTTTCAAAGCTGGCGATAACATGAAGTGTTTATATGCAATTCGTTCAGGCACTTTAAAATCTTATACTATCACAGAGCAAGGGGATGAACAGATCACTGCTTTCCATCTTGCTGGTGATTTAGTTGGTTTTGATGGTATTAGTACAGGTACACATCCAAGTTTTGCTCAAGCACTTGAAACTGCAATGATTTGTGAAATTCCATATGATACTTTAGATGAATTATCGACGACGATGCCTAAGTTAAGACAGCAAATTTTACGTCTAATGAGCAGTGAAATTGTCGGTGATCAAAATATGATTTTACTTCTATCGAAAAAGAATGCAGAAGAAAGACTCGCTTCATTCATTCACAACTTATCTGTTCGTTTTGCTGCTCGTGGGTTCTCTCCAAGAGAATTCAGATTATCAATGACTCGTGGAGATATTGGCAACTATTTAGGTCTTACTGTTGAAACAATTAGCCGTTTATTAGGTCGTTTCCAAAAAAGTGGAATGATCGCAGTTAAAGGCAAATACATCACAGTATTAGATGATGCACAATTATCTGAATTAGCTGGCTCACTTGCTTAA
- the uspE gene encoding universal stress protein UspE: MLKYRNILVYIDPTQEEQPALQRAIEIAEKDKNTKITLFLSCYDLTYEMTSLSSMEERQAMQSLVIRDNTEWLDTLAAPYREQGRIITCQVHWHNRPFQAAIQLILKEGYDLLIKSTHPHPRLSAILFTPTDWNLLRKCPIPLLLVKVKSWPENGNILCAVDCKSIEDPDHHNLNESILAEANDIAEMVKSNVHVVNAYPSPPMNIMMELPEFDPIHYEDGLKKFHHKTLNDYANKYHIETQNIHLHQGLPEDVISDVAQEIKAELVILGTVGRSGIGLTLLGHTAEQVIDKLDSDLLALKPAGFVSPIKLE; this comes from the coding sequence ATGCTTAAATACCGTAATATTTTAGTTTATATAGATCCAACACAAGAAGAACAACCGGCTCTACAACGTGCTATTGAAATAGCCGAAAAAGATAAAAATACTAAAATTACTTTATTCTTATCTTGTTACGATCTGACCTACGAAATGACCTCTTTAAGTTCGATGGAAGAACGTCAAGCAATGCAGTCATTAGTCATTCGAGATAATACAGAATGGCTAGACACACTTGCTGCGCCTTATAGAGAGCAAGGACGTATAATAACTTGTCAGGTGCATTGGCATAATCGTCCTTTTCAAGCTGCTATTCAATTAATACTAAAAGAAGGATATGATTTATTAATAAAATCAACACATCCTCATCCGCGTCTTAGTGCTATTTTATTTACACCGACAGACTGGAATCTACTCCGTAAGTGCCCTATTCCATTATTATTAGTCAAAGTAAAATCTTGGCCTGAGAATGGTAATATCTTATGTGCAGTTGACTGTAAAAGTATTGAAGATCCTGACCATCATAACTTAAATGAATCTATTTTAGCGGAAGCCAACGATATTGCAGAGATGGTGAAATCAAATGTGCACGTAGTAAACGCTTACCCTAGCCCACCAATGAATATTATGATGGAACTACCTGAATTTGATCCTATTCATTATGAAGATGGCTTAAAAAAATTCCATCACAAAACCTTAAATGATTATGCCAATAAATACCATATAGAAACACAAAATATTCACTTACATCAAGGTTTACCTGAAGATGTTATTAGTGATGTGGCACAGGAAATTAAAGCAGAATTAGTTATTTTAGGTACCGTAGGACGTTCAGGCATAGGCTTAACACTATTAGGCCACACGGCAGAACAAGTGATTGATAAACTTGATAGTGATTTACTCGCCTTAAAACCAGCTGGTTTTGTCAGTCCAATAAAACTAGAGTAA
- a CDS encoding methyl-accepting chemotaxis protein: MTAKTKILLLFGLLFTSSILLVSGVGFSNFKTASTENKTVKLDNQAFLISKALEQKIERYFDVLNVMADDIEIDETGLLNINKTIQSLHIIANNLGVLDAYITTKDARSYTHQNDGLEVGFNAKEKKREWYIRAFDGEDKIITNPYVSSYGNKVTTFAVPIKRNGKVLGVLALNIGINQITGFIQELAPENNIFVSRQDGYLLAAKEAGLIGKNIYDERPSYREFKNKSISNHDYYLEDIEYTVSGVAIDSLNWTVWGWSSWDDINEASSENLQVSLWITLIFIITSLYFTYLIIMKVMYRPIGGEPAEIEAIVKRIAQGELHSVAPLTGGETGIYSAIHTMVGNLKDIIKNINTSTSQLNISSAQMSESASKVKNSSGAQIKELELTSTALNKMVATVSEVARNALYTSTVVNGADEQTTKGIHVVNDMNASISTLVEGVTNVQQVICTLEEQAENIGCIIDLIIDVSEKTNLLASNSIIEAAEVVGGRQDSAILTGEAKELANKTKDISVKIHSMLSRLQNESTNAIALIQINLDNAKLTAIKSRDVNNILEEVRRSISIIQDMNDQVATSAEQQAIVVGEVNQCITGINNIAKTAFDSAGSNTKRATELLNIAAALNKSIEVFKL, from the coding sequence ATGACTGCAAAAACAAAAATATTATTATTATTCGGGTTACTTTTCACATCAAGCATACTGTTAGTCTCAGGTGTTGGTTTTAGTAATTTTAAAACAGCATCAACAGAAAATAAGACTGTAAAGTTAGATAACCAAGCCTTTTTAATATCTAAAGCCCTTGAGCAGAAAATAGAACGTTATTTTGATGTGCTAAATGTCATGGCTGACGATATTGAAATCGATGAAACTGGCTTATTAAATATAAATAAAACGATCCAATCGTTACATATAATCGCAAATAATTTAGGTGTTCTTGACGCCTATATTACGACTAAGGATGCACGTAGTTACACGCACCAAAATGATGGTCTAGAGGTTGGTTTTAATGCCAAAGAAAAAAAACGTGAATGGTACATACGCGCATTTGATGGTGAAGATAAAATAATTACAAATCCTTATGTAAGTAGTTATGGTAATAAAGTTACTACATTCGCGGTACCCATTAAGCGTAATGGAAAAGTGTTAGGTGTGCTTGCCTTAAATATTGGCATTAATCAAATTACTGGATTTATTCAAGAGCTTGCACCTGAAAATAACATTTTTGTAAGTCGTCAAGATGGTTATCTACTTGCAGCGAAAGAAGCAGGATTAATTGGTAAAAATATATATGATGAGCGTCCTTCTTATAGGGAGTTTAAAAACAAAAGCATCAGCAATCATGATTACTATTTAGAAGATATAGAGTATACCGTTTCAGGAGTTGCTATCGATTCGTTAAATTGGACAGTCTGGGGCTGGAGCAGTTGGGATGATATTAACGAAGCATCAAGTGAAAATTTACAAGTTAGTTTATGGATCACATTAATATTTATTATTACCTCGCTGTACTTCACTTATCTTATAATAATGAAAGTGATGTATCGTCCTATTGGTGGAGAGCCGGCTGAAATCGAAGCGATTGTAAAAAGAATTGCACAAGGAGAATTACATTCTGTTGCGCCTCTTACAGGTGGTGAAACTGGTATTTATAGCGCAATTCACACCATGGTGGGTAATTTAAAAGATATTATTAAAAATATTAATACATCGACAAGCCAATTAAACATTTCATCAGCGCAAATGTCAGAGTCAGCTTCCAAAGTGAAAAATAGCTCAGGGGCGCAAATAAAAGAGTTAGAGCTAACTTCTACAGCATTGAATAAAATGGTTGCAACAGTTAGTGAAGTTGCACGTAATGCGTTATATACATCAACGGTGGTGAACGGAGCAGATGAACAAACGACTAAAGGTATTCATGTTGTAAATGATATGAATGCCAGTATTTCAACATTAGTAGAAGGTGTTACTAATGTACAGCAAGTGATATGTACCTTAGAGGAGCAGGCTGAGAATATTGGCTGCATTATTGACTTGATTATTGATGTTTCAGAGAAAACAAATTTATTGGCATCAAATAGCATTATTGAAGCAGCTGAAGTTGTAGGAGGGAGGCAAGACTCTGCTATTTTGACTGGTGAAGCAAAAGAGCTTGCCAATAAAACCAAAGACATCTCTGTTAAAATTCACTCTATGCTTAGTCGTCTACAAAATGAATCAACAAACGCAATAGCGTTGATACAAATTAATCTAGATAATGCAAAATTGACGGCGATAAAATCGAGAGATGTAAATAATATTTTAGAAGAGGTACGTCGCTCTATTTCAATTATTCAAGATATGAATGATCAAGTAGCAACATCAGCCGAACAACAAGCAATAGTTGTTGGCGAAGTAAACCAATGTATTACTGGTATCAATAATATAGCCAAGACCGCTTTTGATAGTGCTGGGAGTAACACTAAAAGAGCCACTGAATTATTAAATATTGCCGCTGCTTTAAATAAATCTATTGAGGTATTTAAGCTGTAA
- the bcp gene encoding thioredoxin-dependent thiol peroxidase: MLEIGSLAPNFTLPDENNSSVTLSDYLGKKVLVYFYPRASTPGCTTQACALRDSKDELTALNVVVLGISPDTPKKLTNFINKQNLNFTLLGDEDHSTCESYGVWQLKKFMGKENMGVVRTSFLIDEHGKLEHIFNKFKTKDHHEVVLNYLKSEG; this comes from the coding sequence ATGTTAGAAATCGGTAGCTTAGCACCAAACTTCACATTACCAGACGAAAATAATTCAAGTGTTACGTTAAGTGATTATCTTGGTAAAAAAGTATTAGTTTATTTTTATCCAAGAGCTTCTACACCTGGTTGCACTACGCAAGCCTGTGCTTTAAGAGATAGCAAAGATGAATTAACGGCATTAAATGTTGTTGTGTTGGGTATTAGTCCAGATACTCCTAAGAAGTTGACTAATTTTATCAACAAACAAAATCTTAACTTTACCTTACTAGGCGATGAAGACCATAGTACGTGTGAAAGCTATGGTGTTTGGCAATTAAAGAAATTTATGGGCAAAGAAAATATGGGCGTAGTGAGGACTTCTTTCTTAATTGATGAACATGGTAAGTTAGAGCATATCTTCAATAAATTTAAAACTAAAGACCATCATGAAGTAGTGCTTAACTATTTAAAATCAGAAGGTTAA
- a CDS encoding AI-2E family transporter → MFMQLFQWYKTRFSDPNLSVLFLLLLFSFIVIYLFGNILAPLFVAIVLAYLLDWPVTYLMRFKINRTFATLIVMLLFISISIFAFLGVLPTIFKQATSFIRDLPTMLNQGQAYILTLPAHYPDAIDPVTITHIIGTIKSYLVDSGGFLLSQSFASILNIAALLVYAVLVPLMMVFMLKDKNQLIASMARFLPQNRKLAAQVWSEMNGQIMNYIRGKITEILIVGVATYFTFFFMDLRYSALLAVLVGLSVLIPYIGAAAVTVPVAVVALFQWGISPEFAYLMIAYGIIQTLDGNLIVPILFSEAVNLHPVVIIISVLIFGGLWGFWGVFFAIPLATLVKAVLNAWPAVQVDSDDIELIEK, encoded by the coding sequence ATGTTTATGCAACTATTTCAATGGTATAAGACACGTTTTTCAGACCCTAATTTAAGTGTTTTGTTCCTGCTTTTGTTATTTTCTTTTATTGTCATCTATCTTTTTGGCAATATTTTAGCTCCTTTATTTGTTGCTATAGTATTAGCTTATTTATTAGATTGGCCTGTCACGTATTTAATGCGTTTTAAAATAAATAGAACGTTTGCAACTTTAATTGTTATGTTGTTATTTATATCTATTTCTATTTTTGCTTTCTTAGGTGTCTTGCCAACCATTTTTAAGCAAGCAACATCTTTTATTCGTGATTTGCCAACCATGTTAAATCAAGGGCAAGCATATATTTTAACTTTACCTGCTCATTATCCCGATGCTATTGATCCAGTTACTATTACACACATCATTGGTACTATAAAAAGCTATTTAGTTGATAGTGGCGGTTTTTTATTATCACAATCTTTTGCCTCTATATTAAATATTGCTGCGTTACTCGTTTACGCGGTGTTAGTCCCATTAATGATGGTTTTTATGCTTAAAGATAAAAATCAATTAATTGCTAGTATGGCTCGTTTCTTACCTCAAAATCGTAAATTAGCGGCCCAAGTTTGGTCAGAAATGAACGGTCAAATAATGAATTATATTCGAGGTAAAATAACTGAAATCTTAATTGTTGGCGTCGCGACCTACTTTACTTTCTTTTTCATGGATTTACGTTATTCAGCTTTACTTGCTGTATTAGTTGGTTTGTCTGTATTGATACCTTATATCGGAGCTGCTGCAGTGACGGTTCCTGTAGCGGTTGTTGCCTTATTTCAATGGGGTATTTCTCCTGAGTTTGCTTACTTGATGATAGCTTACGGTATCATTCAAACGCTTGATGGTAATTTAATTGTACCTATATTGTTTTCTGAAGCCGTTAATTTACATCCAGTGGTTATTATAATCTCAGTCTTAATCTTTGGTGGTTTATGGGGGTTTTGGGGAGTGTTTTTTGCGATCCCTTTAGCAACTCTTGTTAAAGCTGTTTTAAATGCATGGCCAGCAGTTCAAGTTGATTCTGATGATATAGAACTTATTGAAAAGTAA
- a CDS encoding sulfurtransferase TusA family protein, with translation MQSLDLRQVRCPLALVLLKQQLLTLDTNASIEVLFSNQVAIQDIRRYLDKKNYCYHCNQNTLLIKLDNK, from the coding sequence ATGCAAAGTTTAGATTTACGCCAAGTACGTTGTCCATTAGCATTAGTTTTACTGAAGCAGCAATTACTCACTTTAGATACAAATGCAAGTATCGAGGTGTTATTTTCTAACCAAGTCGCAATACAGGATATTCGACGATATTTGGATAAAAAAAACTATTGCTATCACTGCAATCAAAATACATTATTGATTAAGTTAGATAATAAATAA
- a CDS encoding beta-barrel assembly-enhancing protease encodes MRYKLKLATAYLCLSSLSPVSFANNDLPEIGTVGAGALTIEKEKQYGWAFNMIANQALPIIRDPVLNHYISELGQDIVSHSDSVKLPFKFFLVEDEDINAAAFLGGNVKINTGLFLYAETESELASVIAHEVAHITQRHLARMLEQQALNNPTSIAGLAGSILLALVSPAAGLAALSTTIAVNIQSQINYTRSHEYEADRIGIQTLANAGFDPYGMADFFGKLAEKYKYASLPPQMLSTHPLPEARLSEARLRASRLKKTHIKNSLDYHLSKARITVRFHRLTAPTLINQYQSQLQNHKYQFKEAAEYGLALAYFKNEKFEQAEKINNQLINDDPNNLFFIDLAADISLATKHVQQAIDSLTSYEHRFPSNEVILLNLVVALKQDKQYALADKKIEYFLRSHPDHILGYLLAIDLYKRMHEKAKEFAMRAEYLALLGRFKEASEKMSSALAYTEKKLDQARYSAKIEEFKRDDIRLKALQDE; translated from the coding sequence ATGCGTTACAAATTAAAACTCGCTACGGCATATTTATGCTTATCTAGCTTATCTCCGGTTAGCTTTGCTAATAATGACTTACCAGAAATTGGTACAGTAGGCGCTGGCGCATTGACCATTGAAAAAGAAAAGCAATATGGCTGGGCATTTAATATGATAGCTAATCAAGCTTTGCCTATTATTCGGGATCCAGTGTTAAATCATTATATATCTGAACTTGGGCAAGATATCGTCAGTCATTCAGACTCTGTAAAATTACCTTTTAAATTTTTCTTAGTAGAAGATGAAGATATTAATGCAGCTGCTTTCTTAGGGGGAAATGTAAAGATTAACACAGGGTTATTTTTGTACGCTGAAACAGAAAGTGAGTTGGCAAGTGTTATTGCACATGAAGTAGCACACATTACACAACGTCATTTAGCTCGAATGTTAGAACAACAAGCGCTTAATAATCCAACTTCAATAGCAGGTTTAGCTGGTTCAATATTATTAGCACTGGTTTCACCAGCAGCTGGATTAGCAGCATTATCAACAACGATAGCCGTCAATATTCAAAGCCAAATTAACTATACTCGTTCACATGAATATGAAGCAGATCGCATTGGTATTCAAACATTGGCAAACGCTGGCTTTGACCCTTATGGAATGGCTGATTTTTTCGGTAAATTAGCTGAAAAGTACAAATATGCTAGTCTACCGCCACAAATGCTATCAACTCATCCCTTGCCTGAAGCTCGCCTTTCAGAAGCACGTTTACGTGCTAGCAGATTGAAAAAAACGCATATAAAAAATAGTTTAGATTATCACCTTAGCAAAGCGCGCATCACAGTCAGGTTTCATCGTTTAACAGCGCCGACACTGATTAACCAATATCAAAGTCAGCTGCAAAATCATAAATATCAATTCAAAGAAGCAGCTGAATATGGTTTAGCATTGGCTTACTTTAAAAATGAGAAGTTTGAACAAGCTGAAAAGATTAATAACCAATTAATTAACGATGATCCTAATAACCTCTTTTTTATTGACTTAGCAGCTGATATTTCATTAGCAACCAAACATGTGCAACAAGCGATTGATTCACTAACCTCTTATGAACATCGTTTTCCTAGTAATGAAGTCATTTTGTTAAATTTAGTCGTAGCACTTAAACAAGACAAACAATATGCATTAGCAGATAAGAAAATAGAATACTTTTTGCGATCTCACCCTGATCATATCTTAGGGTACTTATTAGCAATCGATCTATATAAAAGGATGCATGAAAAAGCCAAAGAATTTGCAATGAGAGCTGAATATTTAGCATTACTAGGACGATTTAAAGAAGCATCTGAAAAAATGAGCAGTGCCTTAGCTTATACAGAAAAAAAGCTAGATCAAGCACGCTATAGTGCCAAAATTGAAGAGTTTAAACGCGATGATATTCGTTTAAAAGCCTTACAAGATGAATAA
- a CDS encoding GNAT family N-acetyltransferase, with product MVELNSINWVEWFGYCASLVVLISLTMSSIIKLRLINFIGCLLFAAFAYFINSWPTMIMNLGIAVINVYFLYKIYATKEEFKIVSTSIDSEYLRHFIGNNEVEITKQVSVQQLYQANRVFYMLRNDSIAGLLVGDLNEDGCFEIYLDYVVPKYRDYKLGTYYFKTNQHFLQKRGVKVLKAVANHYMHRNYLIKMGFIADNSKELHFLKRLQA from the coding sequence ATGGTTGAGTTAAACTCAATAAATTGGGTTGAATGGTTTGGTTATTGTGCATCTTTAGTGGTGCTGATCTCATTAACAATGAGTTCAATTATTAAATTACGCCTAATTAATTTTATTGGTTGTTTATTGTTTGCTGCTTTTGCTTATTTTATCAATTCATGGCCTACCATGATTATGAATCTTGGCATTGCTGTTATTAATGTCTATTTCTTATATAAGATTTATGCAACAAAAGAAGAGTTTAAAATCGTTTCTACTTCAATTGACTCAGAGTATCTTCGACATTTTATTGGTAACAATGAGGTAGAAATAACAAAGCAAGTTTCAGTACAACAGTTGTACCAAGCTAATCGTGTTTTTTATATGTTGCGTAATGACAGTATTGCTGGATTATTAGTTGGTGATTTAAATGAGGACGGTTGTTTTGAAATCTATTTAGATTATGTTGTGCCTAAATATCGTGATTATAAATTAGGTACTTACTACTTTAAAACTAATCAACATTTTTTACAGAAAAGAGGTGTTAAAGTTTTAAAAGCTGTTGCGAACCATTATATGCATCGTAATTACTTAATTAAAATGGGATTTATTGCTGATAATAGTAAAGAATTACATTTCTTAAAAAGATTACAAGCTTAA
- a CDS encoding LysE family translocator, with the protein MEHNLLLLFIPTFFAVSITPGMCMTLAMTLGMTIGIRRSLWMMLGELVGVGLVALSALIGVATLLLARPNLFLFLKYAGGAYLLYLGIQMWRSRGKMAIPATPINQDSVKRTALISQGFITAIANPKGWAFMISLLPPFINADNALLPQATQLIAVILCFELTCMLIYATGGKTLRHLLQQQSSVKLLNRIAGSMMMLVAVWLVVS; encoded by the coding sequence ATGGAGCACAACCTATTATTGCTGTTTATTCCCACTTTTTTCGCCGTGTCAATTACACCAGGAATGTGCATGACCTTAGCAATGACGTTAGGTATGACGATTGGTATTCGACGTAGTTTATGGATGATGCTTGGAGAATTAGTCGGTGTTGGCTTAGTCGCTTTATCAGCCCTGATTGGTGTCGCGACTTTATTGCTCGCTCGACCTAATCTATTTTTATTCTTAAAATATGCAGGTGGTGCATATTTATTATACCTTGGTATACAAATGTGGCGCTCTCGTGGAAAAATGGCCATCCCTGCCACACCTATAAATCAAGATTCAGTCAAGCGTACCGCATTAATTAGCCAAGGCTTTATTACGGCCATTGCTAACCCTAAAGGCTGGGCATTTATGATTTCACTACTACCTCCTTTTATTAATGCCGATAACGCGTTATTACCACAAGCAACACAGTTAATCGCTGTTATCTTATGTTTTGAGCTAACCTGTATGCTTATTTATGCAACGGGTGGCAAAACATTGCGACATCTATTACAACAACAAAGCAGTGTTAAGTTGTTAAATCGAATTGCAGGCTCAATGATGATGTTAGTCGCTGTATGGTTAGTAGTCAGCTAA
- a CDS encoding CvfB family protein, translating to MIKVGTYNELNIVKEVDFGLYLDGGQNFGEVLLPKRYVTDEMNIGDSITVFLYFDSEDRLIATTQKAKAIAGEFTSLKVIDTNRAGAFLDWGLPKDLLVPFNQQKVAMKTGFGYVVYVYQDDISERLLASSKLDRFLDKVPAEYKVGEKVDLLIADRTDIGFKAIINHKHWGVIFENDVFGDLGIGKKCKGYIRRIREDGKIDLSLTQTGYAKMDGLSDRILLTLRQHDGFLPLSDKSSPDQIAKILKMSKGNFKKAIGQLYKNGDIVIADNGITITNK from the coding sequence ATGATTAAAGTAGGCACTTATAACGAACTTAACATCGTTAAAGAAGTGGATTTTGGACTCTATTTAGATGGAGGACAAAATTTTGGAGAGGTATTATTACCAAAGCGTTATGTTACTGATGAAATGAATATTGGTGACAGTATTACAGTATTTTTATATTTCGACTCTGAAGACCGTTTAATTGCAACGACACAAAAAGCAAAAGCGATTGCTGGTGAGTTTACTTCGTTAAAAGTAATCGATACTAACCGGGCAGGTGCCTTTTTAGATTGGGGATTACCAAAAGATTTATTGGTACCATTTAACCAACAAAAAGTAGCAATGAAAACTGGCTTTGGTTATGTCGTTTATGTATATCAAGATGATATTAGTGAGCGTTTACTTGCTTCATCTAAATTAGATCGGTTTTTAGATAAAGTACCTGCTGAATATAAAGTCGGTGAAAAAGTTGATTTACTCATTGCAGACCGTACTGATATTGGTTTTAAAGCGATTATTAACCATAAACACTGGGGCGTTATTTTTGAAAATGATGTCTTTGGTGACCTTGGTATTGGTAAAAAGTGTAAAGGTTATATTAGACGTATTCGTGAAGATGGAAAAATTGATTTAAGCTTAACACAAACAGGTTATGCGAAAATGGATGGTTTATCTGACCGTATATTATTAACGCTTAGACAACATGATGGATTTTTACCATTATCAGATAAAAGTAGCCCAGATCAAATTGCTAAAATTTTGAAAATGAGTAAAGGCAACTTTAAAAAAGCCATTGGTCAATTATATAAGAATGGCGATATCGTGATTGCAGATAATGGCATTACGATCACTAATAAGTAA
- a CDS encoding hotdog fold thioesterase, which translates to MKVEANRIVEGAMSIWKKSTEISRLNTISENTIIELLGIEYTKVGDNFIQGTMPVDNRTHQPHGLLHGGASVVLAETLGSVAANLAVADDKVCVGLEVNANHIRSIKKGIVTGTATAVHIGYSTQIWQIEICNERQQLVCTSRLTVAVIDKPKQ; encoded by the coding sequence ATGAAAGTAGAGGCCAACAGAATAGTAGAGGGTGCAATGAGTATTTGGAAAAAAAGCACAGAAATAAGTCGCTTAAATACAATAAGTGAAAATACTATTATTGAACTGTTAGGCATCGAATACACTAAGGTCGGTGATAATTTTATCCAAGGTACTATGCCTGTGGATAATAGGACGCATCAACCTCATGGATTATTACATGGTGGCGCATCAGTTGTTTTAGCTGAAACGCTCGGTAGCGTTGCTGCAAATTTAGCGGTAGCAGACGATAAAGTCTGCGTCGGGTTGGAAGTGAACGCTAACCATATTAGAAGTATTAAGAAAGGCATAGTAACGGGAACCGCAACCGCAGTGCATATTGGTTATAGTACGCAAATTTGGCAGATAGAAATTTGTAATGAGCGTCAGCAATTAGTGTGTACTTCAAGGTTAACTGTTGCCGTTATCGATAAGCCTAAACAATAA